In Paenibacillus sonchi, a single genomic region encodes these proteins:
- a CDS encoding ABC transporter permease: MNRVKPEKIHGTRKKPWKKELRHNWPLYVLCLPALIFVLIFAYGPMAGLVMAFQNYKPWQGITGSEWIGLDNFARIFQYEESTQAIMNTLIIAVIKIVVGIIVPIIMAILLSEIRNVGLKKSIQTLVYLPHFLSWVTVAGIMIDILGLDGGINHFLFSVFGTKPVFFLGDPAYFRPTVIISDLWKNFGFGMIVYLATITGIDPSYYEAAEIDGATRRQQIRHVTLPSMLPMIIVISTLSLGSVLDAGFDQIFNLYNPLVYSTGDIIDTYVYRSSLLNGQYGFGTAVGLFKSGISFILIVISYRIAYKLANYKIF; the protein is encoded by the coding sequence GTGAACCGGGTGAAGCCGGAGAAGATTCACGGAACCAGAAAAAAACCATGGAAGAAGGAGCTCAGACATAACTGGCCGCTTTATGTGCTGTGTTTGCCGGCTTTGATCTTTGTCTTGATTTTCGCCTATGGTCCTATGGCCGGTCTGGTCATGGCATTTCAGAATTATAAGCCTTGGCAGGGGATCACGGGTTCTGAATGGATTGGGCTGGACAATTTCGCACGGATTTTTCAATATGAAGAGTCTACGCAGGCTATTATGAACACGCTAATTATAGCCGTCATCAAAATTGTGGTCGGGATTATCGTACCGATTATTATGGCAATACTGCTGAGCGAGATCCGGAACGTCGGACTTAAGAAGAGCATTCAGACGCTGGTCTATCTGCCGCACTTCCTGTCGTGGGTTACGGTGGCTGGCATTATGATCGATATTCTGGGTCTTGACGGGGGGATTAACCATTTTCTCTTCAGCGTCTTTGGAACAAAGCCGGTTTTTTTCCTGGGTGATCCCGCCTACTTCCGGCCGACCGTTATTATCAGTGATCTTTGGAAAAACTTCGGGTTCGGCATGATCGTCTATTTGGCAACGATTACAGGCATCGACCCTTCGTATTACGAAGCGGCCGAGATCGACGGGGCAACACGCAGACAGCAAATCCGCCATGTCACCTTGCCCAGCATGCTGCCCATGATTATCGTTATTTCCACGCTGAGTCTTGGGAGCGTCCTGGATGCAGGCTTTGACCAGATTTTTAACCTCTATAATCCGCTGGTCTACAGCACCGGTGATATAATTGACACCTATGTATACCGCTCCTCATTGCTTAACGGACAATACGGCTTCGGTACGGCGGTCGGTTTGTTCAAATCCGGGATCAGTTTTATCCTGATTGTCATTTCCTACCGGATCGCTTACAAACTGGCGAATTATAAAATTTTCTAG
- a CDS encoding response regulator → MKVLIVDDGHYIVEYLKHLLDWRTFGVEQVETTTNSIEAKGMLEQSPVDILITDIRMPEVSGIDLLEHVKALELKTKVIFLSGYSEFEYAQKAVRLGAFDYLLKPVDKEDMEKAIRNVTKTIGDNRPENGHSGKSQDGLGYLLSALSVNGSPKRELIPAHSGFEQKLMRFFKVTPADGQEEKKLRGSLEEAGVFIWEAPPAWVGIVPDTKTGQLESAIPTIVWSEPFQFIHKHSVRHSFYQFFYQEKVEPADFALLQNADEFPKLESREWECARQKIQKRFTHLTVKKQKMIYLVEAVRYLYLTHDQVSAEEVPDWLFHRLEHPADAYEFIILAISRLGREADLSNEDMIDNIRTYITGHLDEALSLEDLGRIVHLHPVYLSKFYKQETGENLSSYISSKRLERASRLLTGSNLHVADISHMVGYKKSQYFIKLFKEQYGVTPQQYRKNQMKVKQE, encoded by the coding sequence GTGAAGGTACTGATCGTGGATGACGGGCATTACATCGTGGAGTATTTGAAGCATTTGCTGGACTGGCGAACATTCGGCGTGGAGCAGGTTGAGACTACAACGAATTCCATTGAAGCCAAAGGAATGCTGGAACAGTCGCCTGTAGATATCCTGATCACTGACATCCGTATGCCTGAGGTATCGGGGATCGATCTGCTGGAGCATGTGAAGGCCCTGGAGCTGAAGACCAAAGTGATTTTTCTGTCCGGTTATTCGGAATTCGAATATGCGCAGAAGGCGGTCCGCCTGGGAGCGTTTGATTATTTGTTGAAGCCGGTGGATAAAGAGGATATGGAAAAAGCCATACGGAACGTCACCAAAACAATTGGGGATAACCGGCCCGAAAACGGTCATTCAGGGAAGTCGCAGGACGGTCTTGGCTATCTTTTATCGGCCCTCAGCGTGAACGGTTCGCCGAAGCGGGAATTAATACCGGCGCATAGCGGCTTTGAACAAAAACTTATGCGGTTCTTCAAGGTTACCCCGGCGGACGGGCAGGAGGAAAAGAAGCTCCGGGGCAGCCTGGAAGAGGCTGGTGTGTTCATTTGGGAAGCCCCGCCTGCTTGGGTCGGGATAGTCCCCGACACCAAGACTGGGCAGCTTGAGTCTGCCATCCCTACCATCGTCTGGTCTGAGCCGTTTCAGTTTATACACAAGCATTCGGTCCGGCATTCGTTCTATCAGTTCTTTTATCAGGAAAAAGTGGAGCCTGCTGACTTTGCCCTGCTGCAAAATGCGGACGAATTCCCGAAACTGGAGTCCCGGGAGTGGGAATGTGCCCGCCAAAAAATTCAAAAACGGTTCACTCATTTGACTGTTAAAAAACAGAAGATGATTTATCTTGTGGAGGCTGTCCGGTATTTATATCTTACCCATGACCAAGTAAGCGCGGAGGAAGTTCCCGATTGGCTGTTTCACCGGCTTGAACACCCGGCTGACGCCTATGAATTCATCATCCTGGCGATCTCTCGGCTTGGGAGGGAAGCAGACCTGTCCAATGAGGATATGATCGACAACATCCGGACCTATATCACCGGACATCTCGATGAAGCGCTCAGCCTGGAGGATTTGGGGCGCATCGTCCATCTTCACCCGGTCTATCTCTCCAAATTCTACAAGCAAGAAACGGGGGAGAACCTTTCAAGCTATATTTCGTCCAAGCGGCTTGAACGGGCCTCCAGGTTGTTGACCGGTTCCAATCTGCATGTGGCGGATATCTCCCATATGGTGGGCTATAAAAAGTCCCAATATTTCATCAAGCTATTTAAAGAGCAATACGGCGTCACACCGCAGCAATACCGGAAAAATCAGATGAAAGTGAAACAGGAGTAA
- the nikC gene encoding nickel transporter permease, translating into MFKSNGAKAGGMIVLLFVCIGIFAPWLAPSDPLQIHMEHKLSMPSWEYPLGTDHLGRCVLSRLIYGTRTSLYYSLMVLAAVFSISIPVGLLAGYVGGIIDHLIMRVIDILLAFPSLILSLAVTAVLGPSMKNLLISFAAVWWAGYARVIRSMVLQIKESDYIMAAKAGGSTHLQIILRHILLNATRPILVLASIEIGTLMLSIAGLSFLGLGAQPPTPEWGVMLNDSRPYIQTEPRLLLYPGLAIMLSVLGFNLLGEGLRKPGQKEEL; encoded by the coding sequence ATGTTCAAGAGTAACGGGGCCAAAGCCGGCGGGATGATTGTGCTTCTGTTCGTATGTATTGGAATATTTGCCCCTTGGCTTGCTCCATCCGATCCGCTTCAGATTCATATGGAACACAAGCTAAGTATGCCGTCATGGGAGTATCCTCTGGGTACGGACCATTTGGGGCGCTGCGTTTTATCCCGTCTGATCTACGGGACGCGGACTTCACTATATTATTCACTGATGGTACTGGCGGCGGTTTTTTCTATTAGTATTCCGGTTGGCCTGCTCGCTGGCTATGTTGGGGGAATAATCGATCATTTGATCATGCGGGTGATTGACATCCTGCTGGCTTTTCCCAGTCTCATTCTCTCTCTGGCCGTTACAGCGGTGCTTGGCCCCAGCATGAAAAACCTGCTTATCTCTTTTGCAGCAGTGTGGTGGGCGGGCTATGCAAGAGTGATCCGCAGTATGGTCCTGCAAATAAAGGAAAGTGATTACATTATGGCAGCGAAGGCTGGAGGCTCCACGCATCTGCAGATTATTCTGCGGCATATTCTCTTGAATGCCACCCGTCCCATCCTGGTGCTGGCTTCCATCGAAATCGGTACACTGATGCTCTCGATCGCCGGTCTGTCTTTTCTGGGCCTGGGTGCTCAGCCTCCGACACCGGAGTGGGGAGTCATGCTGAACGATAGCCGCCCCTACATCCAAACGGAGCCCCGGCTGCTGTTATATCCGGGACTGGCCATTATGCTTTCGGTCCTGGGCTTCAATCTGCTGGGAGAGGGGCTGCGCAAACCGGGGCAGAAGGAGGAATTGTAG
- the nikB gene encoding nickel ABC transporter permease codes for MNIILRYLVQRLLQIIPVLFGISIITFALMQITPGDPAEIMLRADGIKPTLEAIQATRHALGLDGPIHMQFVHWLYRVFHLDLGISYSSGLPVREELMTRFPATALLSGCSLLTAILIALPLGIGSALYPGSLLDRLGRVCALFSVSVPGYWLGLLLIYYGAVKLKWFPVMGMEGWPSVILPACTLGFGMAGIYIRLIRSSLLEVLGKLYIKAARAKGLQEWKVISGHALRNALLPSLTLLGIHIGGLLGGSVIVESIFSWPGIGKYAVEAIFAKDYTVIQGYVLIMAVVVVLINVAVDLLHLLLNPRIRMR; via the coding sequence TTGAACATCATTTTACGGTATCTGGTGCAGCGGCTGCTGCAGATCATTCCCGTGCTGTTTGGCATCTCCATAATAACCTTTGCACTGATGCAAATAACGCCGGGAGATCCGGCTGAGATTATGCTGCGTGCAGACGGCATCAAGCCTACACTGGAGGCCATCCAGGCCACCAGACATGCTCTTGGCCTGGATGGGCCGATACATATGCAATTTGTGCACTGGCTGTACCGCGTGTTTCATCTGGATTTGGGAATATCCTACAGCAGCGGCTTGCCGGTGCGGGAAGAACTTATGACCCGTTTCCCGGCTACAGCGCTGCTTAGCGGCTGCTCCTTGTTGACGGCAATTCTGATTGCCTTGCCGCTTGGCATCGGCTCTGCCCTTTATCCGGGAAGCCTGCTGGATCGTCTGGGAAGAGTCTGTGCGCTGTTCAGTGTTTCCGTGCCGGGTTACTGGCTTGGCCTGCTGCTGATTTATTATGGTGCGGTGAAGCTGAAGTGGTTCCCTGTGATGGGCATGGAGGGATGGCCGAGTGTGATTCTGCCTGCATGTACTCTCGGCTTTGGCATGGCGGGAATCTATATCCGTCTGATCCGTTCCAGTCTGCTGGAAGTTCTCGGCAAGCTCTATATCAAGGCGGCGAGGGCTAAGGGGCTGCAGGAATGGAAGGTGATAAGCGGACATGCGCTTCGCAATGCACTTCTTCCCAGCCTCACCTTGCTGGGGATTCACATAGGGGGGCTGCTGGGCGGTTCGGTGATTGTGGAGAGCATCTTTTCCTGGCCCGGTATCGGCAAATATGCAGTGGAAGCTATTTTTGCCAAAGACTACACGGTCATTCAAGGCTATGTATTAATAATGGCTGTTGTCGTTGTCCTGATTAACGTTGCGGTGGACTTGCTCCATCTGCTGCTGAACCCGCGAATCAGGATGCGGTGA
- a CDS encoding carbohydrate ABC transporter permease translates to MYHKSKGYKLFSIFNHILLILVALTCLLPLLHLFAQSFSSKAAVNGNLVSFWPVEFTADAYEKTFKNSNFTGSMLISIVRTVLGTLIGMFVITTAGYALSKDFRGRNALMWIFVFTMLFSGGLIPSYILVTSLGMKDTIWALVLPGAFGAYNLILIMNFFKTIPKALEEAAFIDGASFFGIFVKIFLPLSLPGLATVGLFIMVGHWNSWFDGILYMSNTTNYPLASFLQTVVVQSSAQSMALSQSEAAALSEQSIKAAQIFISTLPIILVYPFLQRYFVKGIVLGAVKE, encoded by the coding sequence ATGTACCACAAGTCTAAGGGATATAAGCTGTTTTCAATCTTCAACCACATCCTGCTCATTCTGGTTGCGCTGACCTGTCTGCTGCCTCTGCTGCATCTGTTCGCCCAGTCATTCAGCAGCAAAGCGGCCGTCAACGGCAATCTGGTCTCCTTCTGGCCGGTTGAGTTTACCGCAGACGCCTATGAAAAAACCTTCAAAAACTCGAACTTTACCGGTTCTATGCTGATTTCGATAGTGCGCACCGTGCTTGGAACCCTGATTGGCATGTTCGTGATCACAACGGCCGGATATGCGTTATCCAAAGACTTCCGCGGGCGCAATGCCCTCATGTGGATCTTCGTGTTCACCATGCTGTTCTCGGGCGGGCTGATCCCCTCCTACATTCTGGTGACCAGTCTTGGCATGAAAGACACGATCTGGGCGCTGGTGCTGCCGGGCGCTTTCGGCGCCTACAACCTGATCCTGATTATGAACTTCTTCAAGACGATCCCGAAGGCGCTGGAAGAAGCGGCTTTTATCGACGGAGCTTCATTCTTCGGTATTTTCGTCAAAATCTTTCTTCCGCTATCGCTTCCCGGACTGGCAACCGTCGGCCTGTTCATCATGGTAGGACACTGGAATTCCTGGTTTGACGGAATCTTGTATATGTCCAACACCACCAACTATCCGCTGGCGTCTTTTCTGCAGACGGTTGTCGTGCAGAGTTCTGCGCAGAGCATGGCGCTCAGCCAATCGGAAGCAGCGGCCTTGTCAGAGCAGAGCATCAAAGCTGCCCAAATCTTTATCAGCACCCTGCCCATTATCCTCGTGTATCCGTTCCTTCAGCGGTATTTTGTCAAGGGAATCGTCCTGGGCGCGGTAAAGGAATAA
- a CDS encoding sensor histidine kinase — protein sequence MKRFIYFFVFFLTLTLVLFYVMETLSARTLQQSLIHSSKNQVIYTDSMLDGVLSEARMYAIQYTTDSSVRYYESQKRVLGVYDSQMKKNDIKAMISNTLVSSQSVEMVGIFWRSDGTFISTASGRSVAGPFKQVTRQGWKTVDGSLYYFSVYPYIKQPSSPSDIQYIVGVKLKTEYLVGLLDKALNSDNADAFFLLNKELLVSDKSVDSGIVQAAKGMINADPDQVLEYHYKAADGDYVILSQYIDSIDAYLVTYTRMNDFLNPLNRNHQVFFISILVILIIGLFVITMFYRNFYRNVYLLHKRFYQVEHGEYSTRIKENPGNEFDSLFKSFNHMVEQIQALFVSLATETELRQNAELKELQAQINPHFLYNSLFFIMSMAKASPDAVMRMSKHLAEYYRYMTKLDSRDVTVASELELSGHYLAIMALCKQIDYRIGLPQGIGTRRIMPLMIQPIVENAIQHGIEEHQGAHRVSISAEEWGGGLKITVANDGKGLSPEQISQLMDHIGKEEAPEGTKGIGLWNINKRLKNSYGESSGLHFYTNEWGGLSVCLLIDFQLEEGE from the coding sequence ATGAAACGCTTTATTTATTTTTTTGTCTTTTTTCTAACGCTTACACTGGTTTTGTTTTATGTGATGGAAACGCTGAGTGCGCGGACCCTTCAACAAAGCCTGATCCATTCCTCCAAGAACCAGGTAATCTATACGGACAGTATGCTGGATGGTGTTCTCTCCGAAGCCCGGATGTATGCCATACAATATACGACGGACAGTTCGGTCCGGTATTATGAGAGCCAGAAGCGTGTCCTGGGCGTCTATGATTCCCAGATGAAAAAAAATGATATAAAGGCCATGATCAGCAATACGCTGGTATCCAGCCAATCTGTGGAGATGGTGGGGATTTTCTGGAGATCGGACGGAACCTTTATCTCTACCGCAAGCGGCCGGTCCGTAGCCGGGCCGTTCAAGCAGGTGACCCGTCAGGGGTGGAAAACTGTGGACGGAAGTTTGTACTATTTTTCAGTCTATCCGTATATCAAGCAGCCCAGCAGCCCCTCGGATATTCAATACATTGTAGGGGTCAAGCTCAAAACAGAGTATTTGGTGGGACTGCTGGATAAGGCGTTGAACAGTGACAATGCGGACGCTTTTTTCCTGCTCAACAAGGAGTTGCTGGTCAGTGACAAGTCCGTGGATTCCGGTATCGTCCAAGCGGCCAAAGGAATGATTAACGCCGATCCGGACCAAGTGCTGGAATATCACTATAAGGCGGCTGACGGAGATTACGTGATATTGTCCCAATACATTGATTCGATTGATGCTTATCTGGTGACCTACACGCGCATGAACGATTTCCTGAATCCGCTTAACCGGAATCATCAGGTGTTCTTCATCAGCATTCTGGTTATCCTGATTATCGGTCTGTTCGTGATCACGATGTTCTACCGCAATTTTTACCGCAATGTATATTTGCTGCACAAGCGTTTTTATCAGGTGGAGCATGGTGAATACAGCACGCGGATCAAAGAGAATCCCGGCAATGAATTTGACAGCCTGTTCAAAAGCTTCAACCACATGGTTGAGCAGATTCAGGCGCTGTTCGTTTCGCTGGCGACGGAGACGGAGCTTAGGCAGAACGCGGAATTGAAGGAGCTGCAAGCGCAGATCAACCCGCATTTTTTGTATAACAGCCTGTTCTTTATTATGTCTATGGCCAAGGCGTCACCTGATGCAGTCATGCGGATGAGCAAGCATCTGGCTGAATATTACCGCTATATGACGAAGCTGGACTCCCGCGATGTAACCGTTGCTTCGGAACTGGAGTTGTCCGGCCATTATTTGGCGATCATGGCGCTATGTAAACAAATCGACTACCGGATCGGACTGCCGCAAGGCATCGGAACACGGCGGATCATGCCTTTGATGATTCAGCCCATTGTGGAAAATGCAATTCAGCACGGCATTGAAGAGCATCAGGGGGCTCATCGTGTCTCCATCAGCGCCGAAGAATGGGGTGGAGGTCTTAAAATTACGGTAGCGAACGACGGAAAGGGGCTTTCACCGGAACAAATATCACAGCTCATGGACCATATCGGAAAGGAAGAGGCACCGGAAGGAACGAAAGGCATTGGGCTGTGGAACATTAACAAGCGTCTCAAAAATTCGTACGGGGAAAGCAGCGGTTTGCACTTTTATACCAATGAATGGGGAGGGCTTTCTGTGTGCCTGCTCATCGATTTTCAACTGGAAGAAGGGGAATAG